The Spirochaetales bacterium genomic sequence CATCACCTTTGCCGTATGGGGCGTCATCTATCTTCTGCTCCTTCTTTTCGTCATCTACCTCATCGTCCTTCTCGTCATGAAAAATCCGCCGGAACTTCCTTTTCTCAATAAAGTGCAGGGCCTTTTCATCATTTCATCGATTGCCAACATCGGATGGATATTCGCGTGGCATTACGAACAGATCCTTCTTTCTTTTGTCATTATGCTCGTCCTTCTCGCCTGCCTGTTGATGCTGTATCTTCAGATCCGTAAAAAATCTCACTTTAACGAATTATCCCTGAGGGACCATTTTTTTGTTTCCCTTCCTTTCAGCGTTTATCTCGGATGGATAACCGTGGCAACGATCGCGAACGCCACGGCAGTCCTTGTTACATTTAAATGGGACGGATTCGGCCTGTCGGAGACCTTCTGGACAATCGCGATGCTTGTTATAGCGGCGGTCGTCGGGCTTCTCGTCCTCCTCCGGGAGAAGGATATCGCATATAACGGCGTCCTCATCTGGGCTTTTCTGGGGATCGTCATAAAGCGGACGGACCCGGCATACACGTCGAATATACCGGTCGTCGCCACCGCGTGGGCTGTCCTGGGGGTACTCGCGGCCGGTATTATCGGACTGATTGTGTTCAGGATGATCTGGCAAAAACCATGAAAGAAAAAATTCCTCTAGAAATCGTTTACTCCGGTTGTCAAGAGATGTTTATCCCTTAAGTAACAGGGTATTCGCTGATTTCGTATTTTTTCCGCAATACCTTGACAAATTCAACAATGTGGGATATAGTCGAAAAAAATCGTTATCGGAAATAATTATAGGAGTTCGGAGTGATCAACAAGCCTTCACTTTCTCGTTTAAAGAAATATAGATGTACTTTGCTATACGTTTTCTTTATATTACTACTACTCATACCATTCTCCTTGTTTTCTTTTCCCCAAGCCGAGATCCCGCCGGAACTCGAATCAGAAGACGAGGATATACAACAGCCGACCATAGCTGATTTTACCGAGGGCGATATTTATATCAGTATATTACCCGATCCCGCAAAAATCGATTCATATTTTAATTCGGAGAAAGAGGTTCAACAATATGTAAAAAAAAGTAATACAGTTGAGGAATATCTCAATGCGGCGATGTATTACCATTTCAATGCACTGGATGTCATCGATGATCTGGCAAAAGATAAAAACAGTAAAAAGAAATATCTCGATCTGGCAATCGGATCTATGGAAAAAATATTGGCGATCGAACCTGATAATGCGGTTTATACGGCTTATTACGCTGGAATCCTCGGTGTGCGGGGAGGTTATACCTCATACCCGGCATTACTTCAATATTCCAACAGCTGTCTGAAATATTTTACAAAGGCAGTCAGAATGGATCCGTCAAATCCTGAAGTACGGATGCAGCGATTTCTCAGTCTCATATATTTCCCCTATAAGTATTATCCGTCATTGATCAAAACAATCGAAAAAGATCTTAAAATCGTAGAAATGTGGATAACCCAGGTAAGCGATGCCGCCGCTACAAACGAACAGCTTAAGGATTACGCCGCATGGCTTATCAACACCAGGTATCAGTGTTATTATCTTATCGGTAACTATTATTTCAGTGAAATGAAGAAAAAAGAAAAGGCCGGAGAATATCTATCAAGAATACCGGAAGAATCGACTTATTATAACGATGCAAAGAAAATTATTGATAAACTATAAGCCGGGGAAGACAGATAGCGTCCGTCCACGCTTTCAATGACATAAATAATTTATGTGTGTGCCATGAATTGAATAAAAAGCCCCGAAAGGAAAATACATGTACAATAAAGAAAACATGACATTTTTATATGAAATATTTCATGAAAAAACGAAACTTAATGAAATAAATAATGATGAAATGGGCTTAAGGATATACGGTCTGTATCAGGAACCGTATCTCCTCTACGCAATGTCACAGACATATAAAGTGTATCCTTACAAGAAAAAATTCAAGCTGGAAAAAGAATTCGAGGAGAAATACGACTTCCACGATGTTGTCATAAAACGATGTTCAACCCGCGAATTTGTAAAGCATGATATCGGCATTCATGAGTTGTCTCAATTGTTTTTTTTCAGTTATGGGATCACTCATTCAATTAAAACATCGGTTTATGGAGAAGAAAAAGTCCAGTACTTCAGGGCGGTTCCATCCGGCGGGGCTTTATACCCTTTGGAAATGTATATCGTCCTCCTGTCAGCCAGAGATATACCCGCGGGGCTTTATCATTATAATGTTATCGATCATTCAGTGGAATTACTTTCGGCGGGCGACTACCGCGCGGACATGTTGAACATTATGCCGAACCAGTTTTCACTTGACACCGCATCCGCAATTGTCGTAATCTCTGCCATTTTTAGCAGGAACACAATAAAATACGGTGAAAGGGGATACCGCTTTGTACTGCTTGACGCCGGTCATCTGATGCAGAATGTCCATCTCTCCGTAACATCGATGGATCTCGGTTGTTATGCCGTCGGTGGTTTTTCTGATGACGGCTTCAATGATCTTTTCAGCCTGGATGGATACAAGGAAACGGCTTTATACGCGTCCGTTATTGGTAAAAGCAAATGAAAATGCTCGTTAAAACCACACATGAGAAGATTGTTTTCTTGAGACAGATATTTTCAGATTTTCTTGACGGGAATATTTCAAGAATCAAGGATTTCATTCGGGAATATAACGAGAAGCAGAATGATTTTTCAATCCTCTACCACCTCTCGATTATTTTTGAAGATTATCTGAAGAACAAAAAACAACCTTACGGTCTCGTCACATCCGGATATGTAATTATTTCGAGCCACCCGGTCGACGTCAAATGGAATGAGGATTTCATTCAATATTATACAAGAGTTAAAAATTGGCTAATCGAACAATTCGGCTACACCGATGACATGTTCAATTTCGTCATTGTTCATATCGACCGTAATTATTCATTTGTGCCACGTACATATCTGTATAAAGACAGTAACGCAGCCAGAATCGGTTTATATTCACTTGAGGTGAAAAAAGAATATATCATTCATGAAATCGTCCACGCACTTTCTTTTATAAGGGACCGCTTTTCATCAGAATTATTATGTTATTATGCCGAACTCACTGGACTGGGCATAAAAGAAACGTATTACAATGACAATAACAAGAATCTTGATGTCTCAACGACGGACGTTCTTATCTACAACAGGGAAGAACTTCCCGATATGTATAATATTTTTTACGGCTATAAACAGGGTGAAGCGGTTGAGATACAAAATATTACTCTTTTACCTTTTTATCTCGCCTATCTGTACAATTTCCTCGTAAAAAAAGCCGGGCATAACCGGATCATCGGGTTTATAAAAGAGATCGATTCATATAAAAGCACAAATGAAAAGATGGATTTTTTCTTTCAGCAATTCAACATTAAACTGAAAGACATCGGCATGACAATAAAAATGGAGCTTATTGAGTTAAAAAACAACCAGCGCGTCGTGCCGAAAGAAAAAGACGATATCAAACATGTTTATCAGGCACTGATCGAAAACGAATTCAATCAATTGATTTATTTAAAAACATTCCTTAAGAAGTTTTCCTCAGAAGATGATATCAGGTACAGGATAATGTGGGCCAACATTGATTTTAAAATGTATAAATCATACAAAATGTGCGGCGAAATCAACAAGGAACTCCTCAGGCAGATATATCGAACAATCAGATCCATAACGGAGGAAGACGACACCCAGTACGATGCATGGATACTGCTTTATCATGTGATAACCGAGTATATAATTATCAATTATAAATTCAACATAAAGGAAGACCTTTCGAGGTTGAAAAGAGTTGAACAAAATCTTCTGGATGAAGTGAAGTACGTACTGGATAAAATAGAGACACTCGACAGCGGCAACATACAGACAAAGATCGTTTATGGAAATTTCAATCTGTTTTATCCTTTTTTTCTCGGTGCCAATGCAAAAAAAGGCATCTCCTATCTGGAAGCTGCGCTCGAAATGGATAATAAGAACAAGGACGTTTATTTTTCGCTGATCTTTTATTACGACCTGAAGAAAAACAAGAAAAAAGTGAATGAATGGATTTCAAAATACAATAATAATTTCGAAGACACATTGCAATATGAAACAATCAAACAAATTGCACAACAATACCTGAGTAAGGAGAGATTTTATGAATGAAAAGTACACATTAAAGAAGATTGACATCATTGAAATGGAAAACAATGTCATCCAAATCAGACAGTTCGGTAGAATCTACCTCTTTGAGTTGGAATCCGAGGAATATAAAAAAGAATTTTTAAAATGCCTGCCTTTATTCGACGGCAATACCGATATGGAAAGCATTAAAAAACGTATTGCCCTCCCCGCCGAAGAGGCACAAAAGATAATAGACAATTTTATTCAATTCCAGCTTATTGAAAAATCGGACAGGGAAATTTCGAAAACAATACCGGGCGATTATCTGAAGTTCTACGAGAATGCATTCACCGTGTTCGACACATCCGTCTTTAAAACAAGGGATACATGTATAGAAAGTATATATAATACAG encodes the following:
- a CDS encoding tryptophan-rich sensory protein translates to MKAKQLILTIGCVLFLAATLVVNFLANALPINGKSTGELSDNISNLFVPAGITFAVWGVIYLLLLLFVIYLIVLLVMKNPPELPFLNKVQGLFIISSIANIGWIFAWHYEQILLSFVIMLVLLACLLMLYLQIRKKSHFNELSLRDHFFVSLPFSVYLGWITVATIANATAVLVTFKWDGFGLSETFWTIAMLVIAAVVGLLVLLREKDIAYNGVLIWAFLGIVIKRTDPAYTSNIPVVATAWAVLGVLAAGIIGLIVFRMIWQKP
- a CDS encoding SagB/ThcOx family dehydrogenase, coding for MYNKENMTFLYEIFHEKTKLNEINNDEMGLRIYGLYQEPYLLYAMSQTYKVYPYKKKFKLEKEFEEKYDFHDVVIKRCSTREFVKHDIGIHELSQLFFFSYGITHSIKTSVYGEEKVQYFRAVPSGGALYPLEMYIVLLSARDIPAGLYHYNVIDHSVELLSAGDYRADMLNIMPNQFSLDTASAIVVISAIFSRNTIKYGERGYRFVLLDAGHLMQNVHLSVTSMDLGCYAVGGFSDDGFNDLFSLDGYKETALYASVIGKSK